A region from the Acyrthosiphon pisum isolate AL4f chromosome A1, pea_aphid_22Mar2018_4r6ur, whole genome shotgun sequence genome encodes:
- the Sap30 gene encoding histone deacetylase complex subunit SAP30 homolog isoform X1, with translation MNQNGFSTGEEDSRGPLDKICCLQEDGFRCQRQAGNASYSKKIRNTVRQLKLHLDAVARHIYICDHHKSMIQSARTLKPSSQDEAPEVDFSQLQMNTLRRYKKHFKVVTKPSLNKAQMAETLLNHFKTISVNEKEALTFFIYTIKTNGNKLDQKNGNTDTLS, from the exons atgAACCAAAACGGTTTTAGTACTGGTGAAGAAGATTCACGTGGCCCACTTGATAAGATATGCTGTTTACAGGAAGACGGGTTTCGGTGTCAACGACAAGCTGGAAATGCTtcttatagtaaaaaaattcgCAACACTGTCAGACAACTTAAGTTACATTTGGACGCTGTC gcgAGACACATCTATATTTGTGATCATCACAAAAGTATGATTCAAAGCGCTAGAACGCTGAAACCATCTAGTCAAGATGAAGCACCAGAGGTAGACTTTTCACAGCTACAGATGAATACACTTAGGcgttataaaaaacatttcaaagtAGTGACCAAACCGAGTCTGAATAAAGCTCAAATGGCagag acattgttaaaccattttaaaacaatatcagTTAACGAAAAAGAAGCCCTTACATTCTTCATATACACAATCAAGACAAATGGCAACAAATTAGaccaaaaaaatggaaatacaGATACACTGTCATAG
- the LOC100160314 gene encoding U3 small nucleolar RNA-associated protein 15 homolog: protein MTSFKKSFVKPFARPSELYTVEDSYWKKLTSPVLVKEFGPIDYVHFSRRAPYHFAISCSARVQVYNPVTKVVTKNLNKFKEAAYGATFRSDGQLLCAGGEESIVRLFEVNTKSMLRQFRGHKAAVHRTYFTRDGHHIASFSDDKTVSLWDISSQQISGHYEGYHKDYIRAGCVSPVSENIVVSGGYDKQINMFDSRTKSVTMSVDHESPVESLIFLPSGSLLISAGGTEVRIWDVLAGKLLAKLTQNHKTVTALCLAKQGTSIVTASLDKHVKIYNVSTFQLSHDITYPSAVLSIDISRDDKTIVAGTVDGIVNITKRDTSVKHNNENKKRQARAAAIVQSDGIDMSVPIMQPDQMSKFDTALRKFNYSQALDLVLVHAVAFKKPHITVYVFDELCRRNGLVQAISGRNSKQLAFLLNFIVRYIGVRKLSKTLTHVASTVIDCYWDSFDTCTLEVRALLTKLHTVVENEILLTKRLLAIDGLVKMLIISSEVLPDATQTTKIDSKSVVKN from the exons atgacttcatttaaaaaatcatttgtgaAACCGTTTGCTCGTCCCAGTGAGTTGTATACTGTCGAAGACTCTTATTGGAAAAAACTCACT agcCCTGTATTGGTCAAAGAATTTGGTCCCATAGACTATGTACATTTTTCACGACGTGCACCCTATCATTTTGCAATATCATGTTCTGCTCGA gtccAAGTTTATAATCCTGTTACAAAAGTAGTAACTAAAAATctcaataaatttaaagaagCTGCTTATGGCGCAACATTTCGTTCAGATGGCCAGTTATTATGTGCTGGTGGCGAGGAATCTATTGTGAGATTATTTGAAGTTAATACAAAGTCTATGTTGAGACAGTTCAGAGGACATAAAgc TGCTGTTCACCGTACATATTTCACAAGAGACGGCCACCATATTGCAAGCTTTTCAGATGACAAAACTGTTTCTTTATGGGATATAAGTAGTCAGCAAATAAGTGGACATTATGAAGGATATCATAAG GACTATATTAGAGCAGGATGTGTTTCTCCAGTTTCTGAAAATATAGTTGTTTCTGGTGGCTAtgacaaacaaattaatatgtttgattCAAGAACTAAATCAGTAACTATGTCGGTTGACCACGAGTCACCTGTAGAAagcttaatatttttaccatctgGAAGCTTACTTATATCAGCtg GTGGTACTGAGGTTCGTATATGGGATGTTTTAGCTGGTAAATTATTGGCTAAACTTACTCAAAACCATAAGACTGTAACTGCGTTATGCTTAGCTAAGCAAGGTACATCTATCGTAACTGCCTCATTGGACAAACATGTTAAGATTTACAATGTATCAACATTCCAATTGTCACATGATATTACATATCCAAGTGCAGTACTTAGTATTGATATAAGT AGAGATGACAAAACAATTGTAGCTGGAACTGTGGATGGAATTGTGAACATAACTAAACGTGATACATCAGTGAAAcataacaatgaaaataaaaagagGCAAGCTAGAGCTGCAGCGATTGTCCAATCTGATGGTATTGATATGAGCGTCCCAATAATGCAACCTGATCAGATGAGCAAGTTTGATACTGCTctaagaaaatttaattatagcCAAGCATTAGATTTGGTCTTAGTTCATGCGGTCGCATTCAAGAAACCCCATATAACAGTTTATGTGTTTGATGAATTATGCAG gaGAAATGGCTTAGTGCAAGCAATATCTGGtagaaattcaaaacaattagcatttttattgaattttattgttCGGTATATTGGAGTTAGAAAATTATCTAAAACATTGACACATGTTGCTTCAACAGTTATTG ATTGTTACTGGGATTCTTTTGACACATGTACCCTTGAAGTTCGTGCACTGCTGACAAAATTACATACTGttgttgaaaatgaaatattactaACTAAAAGATTGTTAGCTATTGATGGgttagttaaaatgttaattattagttCTGAAGTATTACCTGATGCTACTCAGACTACAAAAATTGATAGTAAAagtgttgttaaaaattaa